One genomic region from Fimbriimonadaceae bacterium encodes:
- a CDS encoding AAA family ATPase yields MVDTRVKQPARKPAKKSRTQVVTPSVTKQTAPARRNRSARPKRPTVAVVVLSGSTPLRRNKAAELVAEELKLDLSKVNLSSLVSRRVGETEKNINRVFDDAERSGSILFFDGADALFGTRRGGGSPYADAGAAHLLQRIEDHNGLVILTTNGKSRIDQALSRQARVSVMVGIKKKKKKPSV; encoded by the coding sequence GGCGAGAAAGCCTGCCAAGAAGAGCCGCACGCAGGTCGTGACCCCATCGGTGACGAAACAGACGGCACCTGCGCGGCGTAACCGGTCCGCTCGCCCGAAGCGGCCGACCGTGGCAGTGGTGGTGCTCTCCGGCTCGACCCCGCTCCGCCGGAACAAAGCAGCGGAATTGGTGGCGGAGGAACTGAAGCTCGACCTGTCGAAAGTGAATCTGTCGTCCCTGGTGAGTCGGCGGGTCGGGGAAACCGAAAAGAATATCAACCGGGTATTCGACGACGCGGAGCGCAGCGGTTCGATCCTGTTTTTCGACGGGGCCGATGCGTTGTTCGGCACGCGACGCGGGGGTGGAAGTCCGTATGCGGATGCCGGTGCCGCACACCTGCTGCAACGCATCGAAGACCATAACGGGCTGGTTATTCTGACGACCAACGGGAAAAGCCGGATCGATCAGGCCCTGTCGCGACAGGCGCGGGTGTCGGTGATGGTGGGGATCAAGAAGAAAAAAAAGAAACCGTCGGTCTGA